A DNA window from uncultured Methanoregula sp. contains the following coding sequences:
- a CDS encoding regulator of amino acid metabolism, contains ACT domain protein, with translation MWSDIIHDFADSPSQSRVVRFLLENGFGVTEDGRISCNGIEMPATAVAKAIGSDRRVVDSTARRILSRPMLRDIFLNMRATPDLSRVAESLGFVVITVLPKNANEQGIVGAAVRVLSNHMLSIRQIFVTDPEFSEEPKLVIIVENSLPHGVIEEIRALPQVKQVII, from the coding sequence ATGTGGTCTGATATCATCCACGACTTTGCAGACTCCCCGTCCCAGAGCCGGGTTGTGCGTTTTCTCCTGGAGAACGGATTCGGGGTAACCGAAGACGGGCGGATCAGCTGCAATGGCATTGAGATGCCGGCTACTGCGGTGGCAAAAGCCATTGGTTCGGATCGCCGGGTTGTCGATTCCACGGCACGGCGCATCCTTTCGCGTCCTATGCTCCGCGATATCTTCCTCAACATGCGGGCAACCCCGGACCTGAGCAGGGTTGCCGAATCGCTCGGGTTTGTCGTGATAACGGTTCTCCCGAAGAACGCAAACGAGCAGGGAATTGTCGGGGCTGCTGTCAGGGTTCTCTCGAACCATATGCTCTCCATCCGGCAGATCTTCGTCACCGATCCGGAATTCTCTGAGGAACCGAAACTGGTGATTATCGTTGAAAACTCCCTGCCGCATGGCGTAATCGAGGAGATACGGGCACTGCCCCAGGTAAAACAGGTCATCATCTGA